One Candidatus Methylomirabilota bacterium genomic region harbors:
- a CDS encoding sigma 54-interacting transcriptional regulator, giving the protein MAKPSTIRELRDSGYAPRTVKQELRDNLIARIRRGEGLFTGIVGYEQTVVPQIENAVLSGQDIVFLGERGQAKTRMARLLVGLLDEEMPALAGCEISDEPFAPICSACRQRVAEQGDRAPIAWIPRDRRYGEKLATPDITIADLIGEVDPIKVAEGRYLADELTIHYGLLPRTNRGIFALNELPDLAERIQVGLLNIMEERDVQIRGYKVRLPIDLYVVASANPEDYTNRGRIITPLKDRFGSQIRTHYPRRVDDEIAIMEAERTSYADAGLETKSPEFMKQLVAEVTHLARRSPEISQRSGVSVRVTICNYENLLSSALKRALRLGEAVAVPRVSDLGAISASTGGKIELESLGESTEDKVLAKIMQRALLNVFNRSFGSGELDEVVGAFQDGLKIEVSDTMPSESYLRHLGQVRPLQAAVRKLGAQDPATVAAAVEFVLEGLHLSKKLNKDVQAGQARYRVA; this is encoded by the coding sequence ATGGCGAAGCCGAGCACGATACGGGAGCTGCGCGACAGCGGATACGCGCCGCGGACGGTCAAGCAGGAGCTGCGCGACAACCTGATCGCCCGGATCCGCCGCGGCGAGGGACTGTTCACCGGTATCGTGGGCTACGAGCAGACCGTCGTGCCCCAGATCGAGAACGCGGTGCTGAGCGGCCAGGACATCGTGTTCCTGGGCGAGCGCGGCCAGGCCAAGACTCGCATGGCGCGGCTGCTCGTCGGTCTCCTGGACGAGGAGATGCCCGCGCTGGCCGGCTGCGAGATCAGCGACGAGCCGTTCGCGCCGATCTGCTCGGCGTGCCGCCAGCGGGTGGCCGAGCAGGGCGATCGCGCGCCGATCGCCTGGATCCCGCGCGACCGGCGCTACGGCGAGAAGCTGGCCACCCCCGACATCACCATCGCCGACCTCATCGGCGAGGTGGATCCGATCAAGGTCGCGGAGGGCCGCTATCTCGCCGACGAGCTGACGATCCACTACGGGCTCCTGCCCCGTACCAATCGCGGCATCTTCGCGCTCAACGAGCTGCCCGACCTGGCCGAGCGCATCCAGGTCGGCCTGCTCAACATCATGGAAGAGCGCGACGTGCAGATCCGCGGCTACAAGGTGCGGCTGCCCATCGACCTCTACGTGGTGGCCAGCGCGAACCCGGAGGACTACACCAACCGCGGCCGCATCATCACCCCGCTCAAGGACCGCTTCGGCTCGCAGATCCGCACCCACTATCCGCGCCGGGTCGACGACGAGATCGCGATCATGGAGGCGGAGCGGACCAGCTACGCCGACGCCGGTCTCGAGACGAAGAGCCCCGAGTTCATGAAGCAGCTGGTGGCCGAGGTCACCCACCTGGCCCGCCGCTCGCCCGAGATCAGTCAGCGCTCCGGGGTCTCGGTGCGCGTGACCATCTGCAACTACGAGAACCTCCTGTCGAGCGCGCTCAAGCGCGCCCTCCGGCTCGGGGAAGCGGTGGCGGTGCCGCGGGTGAGCGACCTGGGCGCGATCAGCGCGTCCACCGGGGGCAAGATCGAGCTGGAGAGCCTGGGCGAGTCCACCGAGGACAAGGTGCTCGCCAAGATCATGCAGCGCGCGCTGCTGAACGTGTTCAACCGCAGCTTCGGCTCGGGCGAGCTCGACGAGGTGGTGGGCGCCTTCCAGGACGGGCTCAAGATCGAGGTCTCCGACACCATGCCCTCCGAGTCGTACCTGCGTCATCTCGGCCAGGTGCGTCCCCTGCAGGCGGCGGTGCGCAAGCTCGGCGCGCAGGACCCGGCCACGGTGGCCGCGGCGGTCGAGTTCGTCCTGGAAGGCCTGCACCTCAGCAAGAAGCTGAACAAGGACGTGCAGGCCGGGCAGGCGCGCTACCGGGTCGCGTGA
- a CDS encoding VWA domain-containing protein, translating into MAPTWYSRWDGSQRIDDLDADQLLDAMSDDLLSDGDPWSALRRLFQRGARNPDGANLPGLQDLLNRLRRQRQQQLDRYDLSSVLDDIKQKLDAILKTEREGIDRRVADARERAQKGEAPESFREAMEKAAAEHRKTLDEMPESPAGRIQGLQNYEFMDPDAHRLFWELMKGLQQQMLQPFLSNMQKALGNMTPQDLERLREMLRDLNRMLQDRAEGREPDFDAFKQKWGDHFPGAESLDDLMEQIARQAGQMQSLLSSMSGGQRRQLQEMMQSLFMQDERLEAELRQLGMNLSQLMPPPDGRRYNFRGDDDLTMKQAMELMDELRQLDDLERQIQKVRDPNDLEKIDPQQVEELLGEEAKRDLERLREMTRKLEEAGYLERKGDRLELTARAIRKIGDKALRDIFGHLKRDRFGGHAIERRGAGGDRTDQSKPYEFGDPFLLELRETLMNAVERQGAGVPVRLAPDDFEVARTETQTQAATVLMLDMSRSMIFNGCFLPAKKVAMALNALIRGQFPRDSLYIVGFSLYAREFTAAQLPHLAPGEWSVGTNMHAGFLLARQLLARHKGGNKQVIMITDGEPTAHMEGTEPEFAYPPTRRTLQETLKEVQRCTRDGITINTFMLEQSHALAAFVEQMTRINRGRAFFATSDRLGEYVLMDFVRTKRRAAS; encoded by the coding sequence GTGGCCCCGACCTGGTATTCGCGCTGGGACGGCTCCCAGCGCATCGACGATCTCGACGCCGACCAGTTGCTCGACGCGATGTCCGACGATCTCCTGTCGGACGGCGATCCGTGGAGCGCGCTGCGGCGGCTCTTCCAGCGCGGCGCCCGCAACCCGGACGGGGCGAACCTGCCCGGGCTCCAGGATCTGCTCAACCGCCTGCGGCGACAGCGTCAGCAGCAGCTCGACCGCTACGACCTCTCGTCGGTGCTCGACGACATCAAGCAGAAGCTCGACGCCATCCTGAAGACCGAGCGGGAGGGCATCGACCGGCGGGTCGCCGACGCCCGCGAGCGGGCCCAGAAGGGCGAGGCCCCCGAGTCGTTTCGCGAGGCGATGGAGAAGGCCGCCGCCGAGCACCGCAAGACGCTCGACGAGATGCCGGAGTCGCCGGCCGGGCGCATCCAGGGGCTGCAGAACTACGAGTTCATGGATCCCGATGCGCATCGTCTGTTCTGGGAGCTGATGAAGGGCCTGCAGCAGCAGATGCTGCAGCCGTTCCTCTCGAACATGCAGAAGGCGCTCGGCAACATGACTCCCCAGGACCTCGAGCGCCTGCGCGAGATGCTGCGCGACCTCAACCGCATGCTCCAGGACCGCGCGGAGGGACGCGAGCCGGACTTCGACGCGTTCAAGCAGAAGTGGGGCGACCACTTCCCGGGCGCGGAGAGCCTGGACGATCTCATGGAGCAGATCGCCCGGCAGGCCGGGCAGATGCAGTCGCTGCTGTCGAGCATGTCGGGCGGCCAGCGCCGTCAGCTCCAGGAGATGATGCAGTCGCTGTTCATGCAGGACGAGCGGCTCGAGGCGGAGCTGCGGCAGCTCGGCATGAACCTCTCCCAGCTCATGCCGCCTCCCGACGGCCGCCGCTACAACTTCCGGGGCGACGACGACCTCACCATGAAGCAGGCCATGGAGCTGATGGACGAGCTCCGGCAGCTCGACGACCTGGAGCGGCAGATCCAGAAGGTGCGTGATCCCAACGACCTCGAGAAGATCGACCCGCAGCAGGTCGAGGAGCTCCTGGGCGAGGAGGCCAAGCGCGACCTGGAGCGGCTCCGGGAGATGACCCGCAAGCTGGAAGAGGCCGGCTACCTGGAGCGAAAGGGCGATCGGCTGGAGCTGACCGCGCGGGCCATCCGCAAGATCGGCGACAAGGCCCTCCGCGACATCTTCGGCCACCTCAAGCGCGACCGCTTCGGCGGCCACGCGATCGAGCGCCGCGGCGCGGGCGGGGACCGCACCGACCAGTCGAAGCCCTACGAGTTCGGCGACCCGTTCCTGCTCGAATTGCGCGAGACCCTGATGAACGCGGTGGAGCGCCAGGGGGCGGGCGTGCCGGTCCGGCTCGCTCCCGACGACTTCGAGGTCGCGCGCACCGAGACCCAGACCCAGGCCGCCACCGTGCTCATGCTGGACATGAGCCGGTCCATGATCTTCAACGGCTGCTTCCTGCCCGCCAAGAAGGTCGCGATGGCCCTGAACGCCCTCATCCGCGGTCAGTTCCCGCGCGACAGCCTCTACATCGTGGGCTTCTCGCTGTACGCCCGCGAGTTCACCGCGGCCCAGCTGCCCCATCTGGCCCCCGGCGAGTGGAGCGTGGGCACCAACATGCACGCGGGCTTCCTGCTCGCGCGCCAGCTGCTGGCCCGGCACAAGGGCGGCAACAAGCAGGTCATCATGATCACCGACGGCGAGCCCACCGCGCACATGGAGGGCACCGAGCCCGAGTTCGCCTATCCCCCGACCCGCCGCACGCTGCAGGAGACGCTCAAGGAAGTGCAGCGCTGCACGCGGGACGGCATCACCATCAACACCTTCATGCTCGAGCAGAGCCACGCCCTCGCCGCCTTCGTCGAGCAGATGACCCGCATCAATCGCGGCCGCGCCTTCTTCGCGACCTCCGACCGCCTGGGCGAGTACGTGCTGATGGACTTCGTCCGCACCAAGCGCCGGGCCGCCTCCTAG
- a CDS encoding histidine phosphatase family protein → MAEAASVVLLVRHGLTPTTGIKLPGRAPGLHLSDEGRRQADLAAERIGKLPKVAAVYCSPITRARETAQPIARAVKRALRIERDLADLDIGEWTGLSLKQAARRPEWETVQRNPSSFRFPGGESFPEMQARMTSALGKIVARHSGQLVVAVSHADPIKAAVAQALGTPLDLFQRIMIAPASVTVVSYRRGGPAVLTVNSLTGDLAWLGDGKA, encoded by the coding sequence ATGGCCGAAGCCGCGTCGGTCGTCCTGCTCGTGCGCCACGGGCTGACGCCCACCACCGGGATCAAGCTCCCCGGTCGCGCTCCCGGCCTGCACCTCTCCGACGAGGGCCGGCGCCAGGCCGACCTGGCCGCCGAGCGCATCGGCAAGCTTCCGAAAGTGGCGGCGGTCTACTGCTCCCCGATCACCCGCGCCCGCGAGACCGCCCAGCCCATCGCACGGGCGGTGAAGCGCGCGCTCCGCATCGAGCGGGACCTGGCCGACCTCGATATCGGGGAGTGGACCGGCCTGAGCCTCAAGCAGGCGGCCCGCCGGCCGGAGTGGGAGACGGTGCAGCGCAACCCGAGCAGCTTTCGCTTCCCCGGGGGCGAGTCGTTTCCCGAGATGCAGGCCCGCATGACCTCGGCGCTCGGCAAGATCGTGGCCCGCCACTCCGGGCAACTGGTGGTGGCGGTCTCGCACGCCGATCCCATCAAGGCGGCGGTCGCCCAGGCCCTCGGCACCCCGCTCGACCTGTTCCAGCGCATCATGATCGCGCCGGCGTCCGTCACGGTGGTGTCCTATCGCCGCGGCGGCCCCGCGGTCCTCACCGTCAACTCCCTCACCGGCGACCTCGCCTGGCTCGGGGACGGCAAGGCATGA
- a CDS encoding DUF3090 family protein, with translation MTDNPSFEIDSPDHFTAGAVGPPGQRVFYLQSRQGGRLVTLKVEKEHVRALGEYLTGLLARVKGAPSPARGSIELLEPVEAVWDVGSLAVGYDEAQDRVVVEASELQEEAEEDAGEATAEESGPQPAMARFRITRGQAAAFVERANDLMKAGRPSCPVCSRPMDPEGHVCPRSNGHVQH, from the coding sequence ATGACCGACAATCCGTCGTTCGAGATCGACTCGCCCGATCACTTCACCGCCGGCGCGGTGGGGCCCCCCGGCCAGCGCGTGTTCTACCTGCAATCGCGGCAGGGCGGCCGCCTCGTCACCTTGAAGGTCGAGAAGGAGCACGTGCGCGCGCTGGGCGAGTACCTCACCGGCCTGCTCGCCCGCGTGAAGGGCGCGCCGTCGCCCGCGCGAGGCAGCATCGAGCTGCTCGAGCCGGTGGAGGCGGTGTGGGACGTGGGCTCGCTCGCGGTGGGGTACGACGAGGCCCAGGACCGGGTGGTGGTCGAGGCCAGCGAGCTGCAGGAAGAGGCCGAGGAGGACGCCGGGGAAGCGACGGCCGAGGAGAGCGGCCCCCAGCCCGCGATGGCGCGCTTCCGCATCACCCGGGGCCAGGCCGCCGCGTTCGTCGAGCGCGCGAACGACCTGATGAAGGCCGGCCGGCCGAGCTGTCCCGTGTGCAGCCGACCCATGGATCCGGAGGGCCACGTGTGCCCCCGCTCCAACGGCCACGTCCAGCACTGA
- a CDS encoding SCO1664 family protein translates to MGGRADPAVALDLLARGEVALKGRMPRSSNATFLVEVDLEGTTALAVYKPERGERPLWDFPPGLYRREIAAYLLSEALGWGIVPPTAPRDGPLGEGSLQLFVHADFRQHYFTLLEQVEHREALRRICLFDLVVNNADRKSGHCLWVPEDRIYAIDHGLTFHAESKLRTVIWDFGEEPIAPALLEDVRRVLDALPRALVDLLDPEEVRGLKRRARGLLRAGHFPVDHGGLRYPWPLI, encoded by the coding sequence ATGGGGGGGCGAGCGGACCCGGCCGTCGCCCTCGACCTGCTGGCCCGGGGCGAGGTGGCGCTCAAGGGACGGATGCCCCGCAGCAGCAACGCCACCTTCCTGGTCGAGGTCGATCTCGAGGGCACCACCGCGCTGGCCGTCTACAAGCCGGAGCGCGGGGAGCGCCCGCTCTGGGACTTTCCCCCCGGCCTCTATCGTCGGGAGATCGCCGCGTACCTGCTCTCGGAGGCGCTCGGGTGGGGTATCGTCCCGCCGACCGCGCCGCGTGACGGCCCGCTCGGCGAGGGCTCGCTCCAGCTCTTCGTGCACGCCGACTTCCGTCAGCACTACTTCACGTTGCTCGAGCAGGTCGAGCACCGCGAGGCGCTGCGGCGCATCTGCCTCTTCGATCTGGTCGTCAACAACGCCGACCGCAAGAGCGGCCACTGTCTCTGGGTGCCCGAGGACCGCATCTACGCGATCGACCACGGGCTCACCTTCCACGCGGAATCGAAGCTTCGAACGGTGATCTGGGACTTCGGGGAGGAGCCGATCGCGCCCGCGCTGCTCGAGGACGTGCGTCGCGTGCTCGACGCGCTGCCGCGGGCGCTCGTGGACCTGCTCGACCCGGAGGAGGTGCGCGGCCTCAAGCGCCGCGCGCGCGGGCTGCTCCGCGCGGGCCACTTCCCGGTCGACCACGGCGGCCTCCGTTACCCCTGGCCGCTGATCTGA